A window of the Gossypium hirsutum isolate 1008001.06 chromosome A03, Gossypium_hirsutum_v2.1, whole genome shotgun sequence genome harbors these coding sequences:
- the LOC107887925 gene encoding uncharacterized protein, which produces MGDFIFLKISPWKKVLRFNRKGKLCLRFIGSCRILKRVGPVAYQLELSLELDRIHDMFHVLMLRRYRSDPSYIVTVEEIEVRPDLNFKKEPVQILDRDVKVLRKKSIPLMKVLWWNHGTKEAMWEPEDSMRQQYPYMF; this is translated from the coding sequence ATGGGggatttcatttttcttaagaTTTCTCCctggaagaaggttttgagattcAATCGTAAAGGCAAGTTATGCCTTAGGTTTATTGGGTCGTGTCGTATTTTGAAACGTGTAGGACCGGTTGCTTATCAGTTAGAGCTCTCTTTAGAGTTAGACCGTATCCACGATATGTTTCACGTCTTGATGTTGAGGCGGTATCGGTCTGACCCATCTTACATTGTCAcagttgaggagatcgaggttaggccggATTTGAATTTTAAGAAAGAGCCAGTTCAAATTCTAGATCGAGATGTTAAAGTTCTGAGAAAGAAGTCTATTCCTTTAATGAAGGTTCTGTGGTGGAATCATGGTACTAAGGAGGCCATGTGGGAACCTGAAGACTCGATGCGTCAACAGTATCCTTAtatgttctga